In the Salvia splendens isolate huo1 chromosome 16, SspV2, whole genome shotgun sequence genome, aaaccaaTAATTGAACTATTCTCGGCCCATTTATTAAGAACATATTCCAAAAGCCCAATATTACTGTTAATAAGCTAAATCTGGCCCAATAATTAGTAAATCAAAACACAAGACCtaataaagtaataaaataatttccaccTCGGGCTTGGCCACCTCTCACTCTTTACAACATTTCCGGTGAAACCAACAAATCTACCACCACTTCCGCCGCCTCAGCCTCCATTTCTTCCTTATTTTCGGCCGACGGATCAGAACGGCTGCTCTCGCCGCTTCCTCCGTGGAATTGTGCCCTCCGCCCTCTTCTCAACCTCAACTCAACAACATCAAGAAGCCTTGATACTATTTGTTCATCAGGTACTTCTTCTTCACTGATGTTGCATATTCTTCTCCATCACCGATTTCTCTTCTTCCCGTCTCCTTTGTTGGGTTTTTCGTGATGTGATTTGCTCATTTTTCCTGAATTGGTATTTATATACCCAAAAATTGGAATACTAAGATTTGTGAGATACTGCAATTCGAAGTCCAGTGATATGATTTCTTAATTAACTAAGTAATGTTACGTATTTTGGTGGAAGCTTTGTAATGTGCTGAATTTGACTGGGATCTGTATATGTTTGTAAAAGAAAGTGATGAGCTGAAATGAGTGAGAAAAAGTCTAGATTATACATGTTTGTTAACGAAAGTGATGAGCTGAAATGAATGAGAAAAATCTAGATTTACATTTTATTGAAGAAAGTGATGAGCAGAAATGAGTGAGAAAACGTCTAGATAATACGTGTATTTAGGGTttaagggtttagggtttataGAAAACAAAAGTTTTTTGGAATCCAAATCTTAAGCTCCAATGCTTTATCGCATGAGTAATTACAGCTGTTATCCAATAGATTTCCAAAAACTCATGgcttttacaaataaaaaatgtattaTCACTTATTGAGCAAATGTTTGGTGGATGGTGGATGAGTTTAGGCGCCAAACATGGATTTTACagattatattttgatttgggtggaatttagttgattttttaGATTATAGTCAGTTATTTATTTTGGTTGAAATTTATAGATCTAATTCTGTGTATTAGATGTTATTCAGTAGACCCTTTCAGGATCGTGTTAATTTCAGTTGGTCTGATATATTTGTTTTCAAGGCCACGTGAAAAGGTAGATATGAATTTGAGACGTTTCTTTAGCAAAAACACGGCGAACAAAATCTCTGAACTCAATGGCAGAGCATTCAACCAGCATTCATCTGCTTATAGATGTGTAGCGGCTGCTAGCATCCAGAGGCCCCCTACTTTTCATCCATCAGGAGCATACCATGGCTCATCTTTCATGAACTGCCCTATGCATAACAGAATTGATAATCAGTTTTCTAGATGCATTCAAACTTCGGCACAAGTTGAGTTAGATGATGACTCATCAAGTCATTTGGAATGTGAGTCAGAAGATGATGCTACAATGAATGAGTTCTTGTCCCGGTTTGTTTGGCTGATGCGGAAAAAACTCGCTGCAGCATATCCCAAGTGTGAAAAGGATACGATTAATGGCATGCTAGTGATCATTGTTGAAAATGTTGTATCAGAGATGGAAAAGGGTGGTCTTCAGCAAGTGACAGGGTCTGGTGCTTCTACGCCCTCAGGAGATTTTAGTGAGGATTTGTGGAGAACTGTGTGGGACGTTAGCAATATAGTTCTGCGAGACatggagaaagaaaagaaaaaagagaaaatgaagacATTTCTTCAGTCTGAAGAAGTTAAGGAAATGTACAGATTTGCTGGTGAAGTGGGCATTCGAGGAGATATGCTGAGAGAGTTTAGGTTCAAGTGGGCTCGTCAAAAGATGGAGAAAAGCGATTTTTATGAGAGTTTGGAACGCATGCGGGAAGAGGCTGCTCGAAATGATTCCCAAGAAAAAGATCTACGGGGAAACAAAGTCGTTAATGAGGATGATAATCTGCTTGAAGGGAAACAGACTGGTGTCTCACTTCCTAAAAGACATGGCAAGATCAAGTATAAGATTTATGGGCTTGATTTATCCAATCCAAAGTGGGCTAAGGTGGCGGATAAAATTAATGAGAGTAGCAAATTTATCTGGCCCGAGGAGCCAAAGCCAATATCTAACAAGTGCAAACTTGTTACTGAGAAGATCCTCTCATTGAAAGATGAGGATGATCCTGTTCCACTTATAGGAGAATGGAAAGATCTTCTCCAGCCTAGCAGGATTGATTGGGTTGGTCTTCTTGATAAATTGAAAGAGCAGAGTTCTAATATACATTTCAAGGTATGGTGTTTTGGTCTTTCATGCAAATTTTATCTGGACATTTCTTTTAGAAGAGTGATGATTGTGTTggaaatgatagttttgatatatagattcttatttttttttggtataacCAAACTATCCCCTAACCAAATCATCCTATTACATGATATTTCTTTCACATGCCTATCTATTCCTGGTAATTTTGGCAGAATTGAATGTTTTAGATTGATAAATAACCAGATCAAAAGACATGAATCAAATATGAAACTGTTGAACATATAATATTAACAATACAATTCTGACTAGATGTATACATGAAGTTTTTACCATCATtgatattcaaataataattgCAAGGTAAGATCTGATTTTACATTTCCAAGTTTACAACTCTGCCTTCAGTAGATGACTGATTACCACATTGACACTTGTCTATTTATGCTGAACCATAATCTAGATATATGTCTCAAATGCTTAGAAGAGCATAAAAGCTTTCTGTATAAAATCTGGGAACCATTTTTCAGTCAGTTCTGGGAAGCATAATTGAAACACTCATCCCATGTTAGAAGGGTGTAGGAGGAGCATTCGGTCATAATtatttactagtactattagTTAATGCTTTGATAAACTTTTGCATAGAATTTTATTGGCTTCAGGTATTTCATAATCATAATTTATGCTGTTGATGATCATTGACAGAGTTGTTTTTAAAAGTTAATAGCCTGACGTTTTTAATCTTAAATGGCAACCTGTTTGTTTCAGGTTTCAGAATTTCTACTCTCTGAAGATTCCTTTGAGGCAAGTGAACGGGACTACTCAAAACTGATTGATGCTCTTGCCAAGGAGAACCGCTTAGAAGATGCTGAGAGAATTCTAAAGAAAATGAATGACAAAGGCATTCTTCCTGATGTTATCACATCAATAACATTGATCAAAATGTATTGTGAAGTAGGAAATCTTAGTCGAGCAAAAGAAGCATTTGATAGCTGCAAGGCCCGTGGGTTCCGACCAGACGTGAAGGTTTACAGTTCTATGATCATGGCCTATGTGAATGCAAACCAACCAAAAGATGCTGAGTCTATACTGAGAGAAATGGATACTCTGGGTATTAAGCCTCCAAAGGATATATACATGGCCTTACTTCACCTGTATACCAAAGCTGGCCATGCTGACTTAGCTGAACGAATTCGCACCGCCATGCAATTTACCGGAGGATTTAGCATGGACCTTGAATCTTTGACATTAATGATTGAGGCATGTGCACGAGCTGGTAACCCCGACCGTGCTTTGAATTATTTTACTCAGATGACAAACCTTGGGCTCAAGCCAGATGATAGATGCACTGCAAATGTGATTGCTGCCTATGAAAAGAAGAATTTGTTGGATGAAGCCTTGGAGCTTCTATTGAAACTTGAGAAGGATGGGTTTGAGCCTGGGGTTGCTACATACACAGTTCTGGTTGATTGGTTTAGCAAGTTGGACCTTCTTGAGGAAGCCCAACAGATATTGGACAAGATTTCCGAACAGGGCGAGGCTCCCCCATTTAAGCTCCATGTGAGCCTCTGTGACATGTATATCAAGTCAGGAGCTGAGAAGAAGGCCTTGCAAGCTTTAGGAGTTCTGGAGTCGAAGATTGGTGAGTTGGAGTCGGATGACTTTGAGAGGATTATAGGTTCCCTTGCTGGTGGGGGCTACGTGCAAGATGCTCAAAGGGTGCATGGGTTAATGGAGTCTCGGGGATTTGTTTTGTCCGACCGAATGAAGGTATCTCTGATGGCATCTCAAGCACTGGGAAAGAGTAAGAAGACACTAATGAGATAGAGGTAATAAAAATCAATATGATCTAGCAAAATGGCGACTTATGTGATGACAGTTCATTAGTGTATGTGCACTTAGTCATGTTAGTTCATTTTGCTTTCTTTCATGAACTGGTTTTTGTTGGAGTGTATGCTTGACGctcatatttttgggaatcttaTGTCATCTAATAGGTCTGAAGTATCAGAAAAGAACTATCAGTATAAATTGTTACTGTGAGTTCAAATAAGTGGAGTCTTTTGCACCAATTCATTTTAGGTATCCACTGGTGCACTTCTGATATGCTTTGTTTCGTTTATGACTCAAAAATGTCCCAATTTTCGTAGTTGATCTGTTATCAAATGTGTTATTGAATAGATTTGTCTAAGATAAGGCGTGGACTGTGTATTATCTCTCGTAAAACAGAGTTGTAGATTGTAGTATAAACTAGTGTTAAGGTTTTTTGCTGGTTGTGATCTTTCATTGTGTCATTGCCGACATGAATTTTTCACCCAATTTTActctttaaaattatttttaagctACTAAATATTGTCACTGTAAATTGACTGCTTGTTGAATGCTGTtaattgtgtttgttttttaagcAACATTCAATAAGGTGTTTAATATGCCATGACACTTAATATTTTGTTTACTTCAAAAGTATTTGGCCCTTTATAAGCAAAAAGTTGAATATGTAGTATGCATATTAATTTTAACTTGTCCAACCAAACGTTGAATTATAACCAAAAACAAGATAGTGATACCGTATACTATGATAAAAGACATTTTAGTCAAACTTATTTGTGGAAATCATGCCTATCAATTTATGTAACCATGTGATATGTAATaaattaacttaaattaaaattatatactcctaaACGGATGAAATTAATCATAACTAAAAAGTacaaacaaaatcaaaaaaCGAAAGACTAAAAATTGAACAAAGTTTTTAAAATAAGCACATATAGTTTATTTGCTTACTTTTTTTCTATTGTTTTTGTATATGGATGAGAtcatgaaaaaattgaaaagagtAGTAGAAAGTAACATCATGTGGATTATTTGCCAAATTTTACTCTTAAACGAACACTTGTTTAGTCCCACTTAAAATTCCAAATAGAGAAATTTGATGTGCCCCTAAAGGAAAAAAGACAGCTGAAGAGAAGAGTGTGAGTGCCCATTATACACCTGTATAATGTCCACATCAAAACTTGATTAGGTTCCcctaaatagaaaaaatatatgaaaagtAGTTGATGAGTAATTCACTTTTAATGCCACCTGTTTAGGAAAGTGCTGCTCACAATCCGATTCGTAATCTTTGTATACCAATTGAGGAAGCACATctgcattttttaattttaccgATTTTCTATGGTCAATACATATTCATTTTTATTGCTGAACTTACtaagttgttgatatttgtatgATTTCTTTGAGAGTAACATATTATTTTAAGAAGGCTGCATAATTTGGAGTTTCTATTGGGAAACTTTCCTATATGATTATATTCATGTGTTTTTACATGAATAAACTAAATGGAGTCCACAAAAAATCTCTTCCTAAATGGTTGCTAAATATTGCACCAAAACAAAGTTTTTCACAACTCAATATGAATAATGGCTGTAAACATCTCTCAccatgaaaataaattaaatctaaataaatagaaaaaaaaagaatcctATGAATATCTAGAAGCAATTACTAAACACAAAAAACTCTCTATCATTAGGGCTTAATATACTTTGCAATGATAAAGTCGAGAGTTTCACGCCATGATTAGATTAGCATAGTGAGTAATATAAAAAACTTATGTATATAATTCGGAAGCGGAGTATTTGAGTTGCTCATCAAACTTGgaccttaattaattaactaatgtAGTCAAACAATAGCTATGTTCATAAAAACATAGCGTGGGATCGAGGGATAGCAAATCTAGTATCAATCTTAACTCCAATCTTTGATATCGCTCATTTGATCAATTGGCAGTTCTATTGAAAATAGAGAATCCATGACCTAAGTAGTCAAGTAAGTTTTTCATTTTCAGTCTCCCTATTTGACTGAAACCTTTGAAATGTCATTTTATTGTGGATGTTCCAGATCGACCAAAATATGATATAGAACATAGAAATCCATATATTCTTATCAAGTTCGAGGCGAGGAATACCTAACCAAAAAAGGAACACGTCATCAGTCTTTGGGGAGGCACATGAATAGCTGAAAATGCATTTGCTCCAATGTCTCTGGTTCATTGTGCAAAAGATGTATCGATCATCTTCGATTGCTAGTATGCCATGTTTGATCAATCTATTCTTGTTATAGAGTTTTCTTTGCAAGACGAACGTGACATGTTGTTGTACTTATGGTGAGACAGGTAGGGTAAGTTACATTAGAAATATTCGATGTACGAGTGAGGTTTACCTAATTTGCATATTCTTGTGTTTGAAACTTcattacatattttttttcatggtATATCATCTATTGATTAGAAGAAAAATATCTTACCAGTTGAACTATATTTTATTGTTGAGTGCATGTAGTCTACCAAGATAGAATTGGTGCATAAGTTTTCAGTTTGTTTATCACAATCTGATATATCTATTTTAGTCACACTCTACTTGCATGGTTTCAGTTTTAACCCGGAAACTAAAGAAATCAAATCATTTATCTTGCTCATCATCCTGACCAAAAAGTCAATCCTAGATTCATATCCAAAATTCACAAGATTTATACCTGAAAGTCTTATGGATAAAATCGTCTTAAGCTATTTCAAGATAGGAAGCATTGAATCATGTTCACGTAATGTGAGTATTAATATCCATGCAACTCAGATTTTTAAGAGTAATAGTACAAATTTCTGTTCACATGCACTATGCTTTCAATAATCGTATAACTGCAAAATATAACACTCCTACTTCAATGGAAAAAACAAATCACAAGATTTAAAATATCCCAACATGCTTTATAAATATGTTTCAAGTATATgactaattaaataattttattttatatttatagtaTGTTGACCTAATGCCGTTTCTATAGTTGCACTTGCATTTAATCTAGTCGTTGTATACACCAACTAAAGAAGTTGGTTTAGTTGTCACAGAAACTCACTATTCCATCCTCCCTCAcgtgtttatttattttttagatatGATACTATGATTCCGTTCATTTCTCAAAAGTATTAGTAATACTAATACATTTGATTTGCacggatttaaaaaaaaaaagacgatTGTTAGATACGATTTGAGTGGGAAAAATGTCACTAAGACTCGCTAtgtaaaaaattgattttttagtaaataaaaaatgttagaaaaaaaataaaataggtatAAAGCAATGAAAAGTATTATGAcatcaaatataataattatattatatacttCTGACTTCTGAGGGACCAAGAAATAAATTGGATATATTGACAACAATAAAGTCACCGAAATAATTCCCCTATTTCTGCCACCACtaatatatataggggtgttcggttgacaagattaaatctcatgattaaatatgtatcatgtttggttcataagattgaacccttcaacttaatcctaaataGATAGTCTTATAATATTAGTTATAGCAACCGAACGCCTCCATAATATACTATCAGTATATAAGGATAATAATACCTAGCAAAATAATTATTACTAGAAAACTTCCATTTTGAATCAAATATTTTCCAGCAACGtattaatttcaataattttattggggattgataatttaaaatatagtatttGGCTAGTACAAAAGAATCTCGGCTTAATTATACTTTATTTAACTATGACCCCATATTAATAACATGATTGATTTCCTTATTTGTCTTTATTCGATGCAACTAATCCCAAATTAAAAAGTGCTTCTAATAATTGAGTGGTTACGCAGTTGACACTTGTTGAGGCTTGGTTGGGTGCATCAGTGTCATTATATGTTTAAGCCTTTGTTTTTAGGAGAAAATGACTGACATAGTCATAGGGTGTGAATAAATAATGTCGAGATTTGTTGCTCTTAATTGGAGGGGAGCGTTGATTCTACTgatcctttttctttatttctggTGGGGTTTGTGATGTATCATTCATGCTTTACCTTTCCACTTTTTGAGTTATAATTGGCCATGTGACATTTTTATAATCTCAATTGGGTTATTACTAAGGATATCAAAATGAAAGGTGGAAAATGTTATACGAGTATTTTGCTAACTCGTATTGTGTGCATATTTTATTAAGGCATCTTCGATTTGTACCAAAACGCCACTCCATCGGTCCTTTGTATTCAACACTTCGAACTTTAATTAATAATCACTTTTTTAGTTAAATCAGATTTTtataacaatataaattttgGGGTTActaaatacaaaattttaaagtttGGTTAATTTATGATGAATctcacaatttttttaaaatgactaGTTATGtcataattttgatattttttttatagattttGGGGAAATTATGTATGATGTGGCAGACGAAAAATATAATATGGACAGCATGACTAGCCATAATTTTTTACCACGagacattaataaaaaatgtcaaaattatgATACACTATTGTAAtggtaatttttaaaatttgtggaattGACCAATCTTGAtgatttttgaataattttccCTCAATTGTATTTGCCCCTTCCAAAGCTTAAGTTCACTGGATTTATACTTTTGTAACCATAAGTTCATACaacttaaaatatatataatcataAATGTGCTGTCTGCTAATCTTGTTGAACATAATTAAGCTTCATCGTGATGAAAccatcaaattttatttaccTGTTAAATAATTAGAGACATCATTCAAAAGTTCAAAACAGTTCCATCTCTGAATTGGATCTTCATTCTAGTCAACTTAGTGGGTCAGTTTTGTGCATAGCCATCAATATTATATGAATGTTGAAAATATAGATGCAATGACAATAATGGCAAGTAAGAACATATGCTTAGTCATAAAATAGTACTAACAGTAGCAATAAAATAATACACATTTCTATTTGTGCTATGAGTCCACCAATGAGAGTGGTTTGAGTATTCTACAAGGAGACAAGCACACATTTTGATTTGGAAACCATAAGTATGCTTCCTATACTCCAAGCACTTTCATACacttaaatctatataatataaatacatttggcatttttaatgaatttttatgTCACAGGTGGCACTAGCCAGAAAAGCCACGCTTCACTAAGTGTCGCCAACAATATTCAGAAGAAGGAAAAACCGCAGGCAAAATCTGATTCTCAGCTACCAAATCAAAATCTAACACTGCTCCTCAATTGTTATATT is a window encoding:
- the LOC121772491 gene encoding pentatricopeptide repeat-containing protein At1g63080, mitochondrial-like, giving the protein MNLRRFFSKNTANKISELNGRAFNQHSSAYRCVAAASIQRPPTFHPSGAYHGSSFMNCPMHNRIDNQFSRCIQTSAQVELDDDSSSHLECESEDDATMNEFLSRFVWLMRKKLAAAYPKCEKDTINGMLVIIVENVVSEMEKGGLQQVTGSGASTPSGDFSEDLWRTVWDVSNIVLRDMEKEKKKEKMKTFLQSEEVKEMYRFAGEVGIRGDMLREFRFKWARQKMEKSDFYESLERMREEAARNDSQEKDLRGNKVVNEDDNLLEGKQTGVSLPKRHGKIKYKIYGLDLSNPKWAKVADKINESSKFIWPEEPKPISNKCKLVTEKILSLKDEDDPVPLIGEWKDLLQPSRIDWVGLLDKLKEQSSNIHFKVSEFLLSEDSFEASERDYSKLIDALAKENRLEDAERILKKMNDKGILPDVITSITLIKMYCEVGNLSRAKEAFDSCKARGFRPDVKVYSSMIMAYVNANQPKDAESILREMDTLGIKPPKDIYMALLHLYTKAGHADLAERIRTAMQFTGGFSMDLESLTLMIEACARAGNPDRALNYFTQMTNLGLKPDDRCTANVIAAYEKKNLLDEALELLLKLEKDGFEPGVATYTVLVDWFSKLDLLEEAQQILDKISEQGEAPPFKLHVSLCDMYIKSGAEKKALQALGVLESKIGELESDDFERIIGSLAGGGYVQDAQRVHGLMESRGFVLSDRMKVSLMASQALGKSKKTLMR